One Elgaria multicarinata webbii isolate HBS135686 ecotype San Diego chromosome 7, rElgMul1.1.pri, whole genome shotgun sequence DNA window includes the following coding sequences:
- the LOC134401227 gene encoding protocadherin alpha-5-like has translation MVVLWRDYSVRKQLLQLVLLHTAWEMGSGQLHYSVPEESQHGTFVGRIAQDLGLEVGELVPRMFRIVSKEHKDYLEVNVQNGILFVNSRIDREELCGKSTVCAIHLEVIVDNPLRVFHVEVEIADINDNAPFFIARQEKLLILESRLVGSLFPLEGALDADVGTNAQLTYHLSPSEHFILDFQRSGDDNSLGFVLKKPLDREDISVHHLLLTVTDGGQPVLTGTAQLVIIVLDANDNPPVFNLSVYKIQMLENASSGTSVLKLNATDLDEGINKDITYSIRSVTPSKTNTMFRIDSNTGQIILNNELDYEDTNLYEIRVEAMDKSAFPLSGHCKVLIEILDVNDNIPEVLVTFLLVPVPEDSLLGMVVASISVLDKDAGANGQVSCSLWPTGLPFKLVSSFKNYYSLTLSEPLDREKVAEYKLLVTVQDQGVPSLSASSSLVVSVGDVNDNPPAFAQPFYMVFVKENNPPGAHIFTVSATDPDMAENALISYWIDENLWPLSSYISVHSESGKLYALQPLDYEELKLLEFQVRAKDAGLPSLCGNVTVQVFVVDENDNAPAVSRPTEENPILLVVPVVSGYIVGKVRALDADSGYNAWLRYELHETTRGPWRVGLYSGEISTTHALDQVDDTSSSGSQSLLVLVKDHGNPALSTTATLSVSLVENSQIIHADIHLPRMGGSPKLLEDTVNIYLIIGICLVSSLFLLVIMVYMALRCRSQSKEPMVYGPGTATLVCASEMGSWSYSNRHSHILAGVNGEAGAKNDLMVFSPGIPATVENGKQQDLLCATYGITEWKMAPMSLMESVNGPSPNNPQQYITGFMQNIPSSRAKKPNAPLWSQATLEQ, from the exons ATGGTTGTTCTATGGAGAGATTACTCGGTGaggaagcagctgctgcagctggtTCTTCTCCACACAGCCTGGGAAATGGGTAGCGGCCAGCTCCATTATTCTGTGCCGGAGGAATCCCAGCATGGCACCTTCGTGGGCCGCATTGCCCAGGACCTGGGGCTGGAGGTGGGTGAATTGGTGCCTCGGATGTTCCGGATAGTTTCCAAAGAACACAAGGATTATTTAGAGGTAAATGTGCAGAATGGGATCTTGTTTGTGAATTCCAGGATAGACAGGGAGGAGCTGTGTGGCAAAAGCACTGTTTGTGCCATTCACCTGGAGGTGATTGTGGATAACCCCCTGAGGGTTTTCCATGTGGAAGTGGAGATTGCAGACATAAATGACAATGCTCCATTTTTTATAGCAAGGCAGGAAAAGTTGCTCATTCTAGAATCAAGACTGGTAGGGTCCCTTTTCCCTCTAGAAGGAGCCTTAGATGCTGATGTTGGTACAAATGCACAGTTAACTTACCATCTCAGCCCCAGTGAACATTTCATCCTAGATTTCCAAAGGAGTGGTGATGATAATTCCTTAGGCTTTGTATTAAAAAAACCTTTGGACAGAGAAGATATTTCTGTGCATCACTTACTGCTCACAGTCACTGATGGTGGCCAACCTGTGCTAACAGGAACAGCTCAGCTGGTGATCATAGTGCTTGATGCGAATGATAACCCTCCTGTCTTTAACCTGTCAGTATACAAGATACAAATGTTAGAAAATGCCTCCAGTGGGACATCAGTGCTTAAACTCAACGCCACTGATTTGGATGAAGGTATTAATAAAGACATCACATACTCTATTCGTAGTGTAACTCCATCTAAGACAAATACTATGTTTAGGATAGATTCAAATACTGGGCAGATTATACTGAATAATGAACTGGATTATGAGGACACGAATTTATATGAGATCCGAGTGGAGGCAATGGATAAAAGTGCTTTCCCCTTGTCTGGACATTGCAAAGTCTTAATAGAAATTCTGGATGTGAATGATAATATTCCAGAGGTGTTGGTGACTTTCCTGTTGGTACCAGTGCCAGAAGACTCTTTGCTGGGCATGGTGGTAGCCTCAATCAGTGTCTTAGACAAGGATGCTGGGGCTAATGGGCAAGTGAGCTGCTCCCTGTGGCCCACTGGGCTCCCTTTCAAGCTGGTATCTTCATTCAAGAATTACTATTCACTGACACTGTCTGAGCCCCTGGATCGGGAGAAGGTGGCTGAGTACAAGCTGCTAGTGACAGTCCAAGATCAAGGGGTTCCATCACTGTCAGCTAGCAGCAGTCTGGTGGTGTCCGTTGGTGATGTGAATGACAACCCACCTGCTTTTGCTCAACCCTTCTACATGGTCTTTGTGAAGGAGAACAACCCACCTGGTGCCCACATCTTCACAGTGTCTGCCACAGACCCAGACATGGCTGAGAATGCCCTCATCAGTTACTGGATAGATGAGAATCTCTGGCCGCTGTCAAGCTACATCTCAGTGCACTCAGAGAGTGGGAAGCTCTACGCCTTGCAGCCCTTGGACTATGAGGAGCTGAAGCTGCTGGAGTTCCAAGTGAGGGCCAAGGATGCTGGGCTACCCTCCTTGTGTGGCAACGTGACTGTTCAGGTCTTTGTAGTGGATGAGAATGACAATGCACCTGCCGTGTCCAGGCCAACAGAAGAGAATCCCATTCTTCTGGTGGTTCCTGTGGTGTCTGGTTACATAGTGGGCAAGGTCCGTGCCCTTGATGCTGACTCAGGGTACAATGCGTGGCTGCGATATGAGCTGCATGAGACAACCAGAGGTCCTTGGCGGGTGGGACTGTACAGTGGTGAGATCAGCACTACCCATGCTTTGGATCAGGTGGATGacaccagcagcagtggcagccagaGCCTGCTAGTGCTGGTGAAAGATCATGGCAACCCAGCACTGTCCACCACAGCCACACTGAGTGTGTCATTAGTGGAAAACTCTCAGATCATCCATGCTGATATTCACCTTCCCAGAATGGGAGGGAGCCCTAAGCTGTTGGAGGACACTGTCAACATCTACCTGATCATCGGCATATGTTTGGTATCCAGCTTGTTTCTGCTGGTGATCATGGTATACATGGCTTTGCGATGCCGAAGCCAATCCAAGGAACCAATGGTGTATGGTCCTGGCACAGCTACACTGGTATGTGCCAGCGAAATGGGCAGTTGGTCCTACTCAAATCGCCACAGCCACATCCTGGCAGGTGTGAATGGAGAGGCTGGTGCCAAAAATGATCTGATGGTTTTCAGTCCTGGTATTCCTGCCACTGTGGAGAATGGGAAGCAGCAGGATTTGCTCTGTGCAACG TATGGGATCACAGAATGGAAAATGGCTCCCATGTCACTGATGGAAAGTGTGAATGGTCCCTCCCCAAACAACCCACAACAGTACATCACAGGCTTCATGCAGAATATACCATCATCTAGGGCAAAGAAACCCAATGCCCCACTATGGAGTCAAGCAACACTGGAACAGTAA